One region of Carcharodon carcharias isolate sCarCar2 chromosome 21, sCarCar2.pri, whole genome shotgun sequence genomic DNA includes:
- the LOC121293419 gene encoding caveolin-2-like, which yields MGKETGTMESGVKFEDEEFLKSSRLLSHREETPPEEKEHHKRDPHGINTHVKVSFEDVLAEPAGTQSFDGIWICSHVSFEFSKFLLYKVLTLILAIPLAFIIGIFFAVLSYIHIWFLMPIVKSFMMMLPSFKFIWKTIMDKFISPLCQSIGHCCSAVNFRFTRT from the exons atgggaaagGAAACGGGTACAATGGAGAGCGGGGTGAAGTTTGAAGATGAGGAATTTTTAAAATCGAGCAGATTGCTTTCTCACCGAGAAGAAACGCCGCCAGAAGAGAAAGAGCATCACAAGCGAGACCCTCACGGAATAAACACTCATGTCAAG gtcTCTTTCGAAGATGTGCTTGCAGAACCTGCTGGTACGCAAAGTTTCGACGGAATCTGGATTTGCAGCCACGTCTCGTTTGAGTTCAGTAAATTTTTGCTGTACAAAGTGCTCACTCTGATCCTCGCCATTCCCCTGGCCTTCATCATTGGCATTTTCTTTGCCGTCTTAAGTTATATCCACATTTG GTTTCTTATGCCCATTGTGAAGTCCTTTATGATGATGCTGCCCTCTTTTAAATTCATCTGGAAAACTATTATGGACAAGTTCATTTCTCCTCTGTGTCAGAGTATAGGACACTGCTGCTCTGCAGTCAATTTCCGCTTCACTCGAACTTAA